The sequence aagccccagcctccagcagtGTTCCTGCAACGATGCCAGGTACAAGGCAGCCCTGGGGGCAGCTGGGGTGGCTGGGCTAGTTTCTGCTTCTCTCAGGCCCCAAGAGCATCATCTCCAGCCCTGCCACAGCTGGACTGACACCGGGGACCAGCCTATCTCCAGGACATGTGTGAGGCCTGACCCCTCTTTACTGAAATGTCAGGTCTTCCCCCTACAGGCAGGGTGGAGAAGAGCCGGTACCAGGCTGGACAGTCTTGCTCAATGCTCCTTCTATATAGAGGAAGGGTCAGGGCCCAGATAGGGTGGGTGATCATTGGGAGAGAGCCTCCATAACCCAGGAAGTAAGCCTTGAGTTTTGTTGACAACTGCCCTCAAGCTCAGATTCCTTGATGCCATGAAGGCCCGTAGTCTAGCCCACAGTCAGCCTCATATTCCAGGGGCTCAAGAGTGAGTAGGAGGCCTCCTGTGGTCAGGGAAGCTGCATAGAAAGTGACTGGGTAACCACCTGCCCATCTGGCCGAGGAGGACTGGAAAGGAGATGGCAGAAATGGACTAGAATGGCTGGAAAAGGCTTCCAGAAAACAGGAGGAATGCAGAGTTCACAAGTCTCCCACCTCGGCTATGTGTGGAGACAAGGAGTGGGCACTGAGCATCAGTCAGGCCCCAACAGTAAAAAGCCCACTTAAAGCAGGAGAACTCAAGAGGGTGTACATTCAAAGGAGTAGGTGTGGGGAGTCTCAGGGAAAGGCAGTCTCGTAGGTTGGTAACAACCAAGTGGTCAGTACTGCTGGGCCCAAAGGTTCAAGGGGAAGGCATGGCTCCTAGAACCTAGAAAGAAAAGTGGTATGGAGGGGGACACCCTGAGAGGAGTGGTGATCTTGGGTGGAGAGACACAGCcaggttggggctggcctgggagggAAATAGGAGAAGAAACACCTCCTCTCAtcttccctccatcccctcccagAATTTCCCAGTGGCCAGAGTGAAGGCAGCCTGGTGAGAAAAGCACTCAGATCAGCTTCTTGGGCAAGCGCAGGGTGGAGGAGCTGGACCAGTTTGTTTCACCACTTACCTATTAAAAGATACCTGGGCTGATTCCAGTTTCTGGCTCTTACAAAAAAAAGCTGCTATGAAATTCTGTGTACAGATTTTGGGTGAAAATAAGCTTATTctttgggataaatgcccaggagtgcaattactaggtcatatggtagtagcatgtttagtttctttttttttttttttaagattttttattttttccttttttgtccccaaagccctccagtacatagttgtatattcttagttgtgggtccttctagttgtggcacatgggaagccgcctcagcatggcttgatgagcagtgccatgtccacgcccaggattcgaactggcaaaaccctgggccactgcagcagcagagcacgagaacttaaccacttggccatggggctggccctagcatatttagtttttaaaagaaactgccaaactgttttccagaatagCTGTAcctttttacattcccaccagcactgtatgaatAATCCAGTTTgtctgcattctcaccaacatttggtgttgtctgtatttttttattttagccattctgattgaTGTGtcatgatatctcattgtggttttaatttgcatttccctaatgtttaatgatggtgaacatcttttcatgtgttatttgccatctgtacatcaTCCTCCGTGAAGTGTCTTCACGttgtttgcccattttctaattggagtGTTTGTtattttactgttgagttgtgtgagttctttacgcctctagatactagtccttttatcagatatgtggtttgcaaatattttctcccagtctgtatcCTGTCTTTTCATACTCTTCACGTGGACTTTCACagagaaaaactttttttaaaactttgatgaggtctaatttatcaactttttcttttatggctctAGCTTTTcatgtcaagtctaagaactctgccTAGCTTTAGattctgaagattttctcctacatttttttctaaaactgcCCTGAGTTTTTAATCCTTGTCACGTCAGCTTGCTTTATGAGAAATGAACAGTAAGGCTGGCTGGCTTCCCACCTTCATGGAGCTTTCATTCTTGGAGACCACCACTGGGTGTCTAAGGCAGGAGGTCCCAATAGGGAAGCTTGTTAAAGACAGACACCACAGGCTCCACCCTGAAGATTCTAGTTCAGGAATCTGGGATGGAGCTAGCCCTGCCTTTTATCTAGTAACCTGCTGTCAGCCATTGCTCATACCCCAACCCAGCCAAGACTGAACTTCATTCATGTCTGCAGCAGGAGAAGCTGAGTGACTAGGGAGGGGGCCTCTGGGGATGGAGACCAGGGACAAAGGCAAAGTGGATGGTCTTGGGAGAGATTCCTGCTGAAGTCTGAGGGCCTGAGATGTGGTCTTTCTCTGCCTGGGGATGGGGCATGGTTCTCTGGCCCCAAGTGGGCCAAAGCAAATGCCCTggagaccttctgtctctgttCATTGATTTCacaacaaacatgtattgagcacaatgccaggcactgttcacaGTGTTGGAGTTACAGATGTGAGCAAGATAGACAATAACCTTTGCCcacaaggagcttacattctagtgaggggcATCAGACAATAAGCAAAAGCATAATATATAGTCATATAGTATGTTAAAAGGTGAAAAATGCAGAGTTGGGGTGGTGGGACTGCTGGTGTGGTGCTCAAGGAAGGCCTCCCAAGATGTAGATGAGAGGGAGTCATATGGCAAGCTGAGAGAAGagttctaggcagaaggaacaggtGGTGCAAAGGCCTAAGATGGGAATAGCTGGTGTGTTTGAGGAGCAGTGAAGATGCCATTGTGGCTGTAGGTAATGGAGAGATCAATATTGTATGGGTTTCACGGACCACTATGACGACTTTGGCTTTTACAAACATGAGGACCTGTTGTGGATTTTTGGCAAACAAGGgatatgatctgatttatgtattaaaataattatccTGCCTGCTAAGAGGACAATAGGCTAGAGGGGCAAGCTTGGAAGCAGGGACACCAGGTGGGAAGCCCATCAATAATTCAGGCAAGAGAAGAAGGTGGCCACGCTGAGGAATGGTCTGATCCTGGGTATGTATTGAAGTATCAACAGGATTTCCTGGCACATTGGATGTAGggtgtgaaagaaaagaatcaagggAACTCTGAGGTTTTTGGCAGGATCTAGCTGTCATGACCTGAGCTGGGGGAGGCTGTGGGTGGAGTGGGTTTGGGGAATGATCCAGAACTCAGTCATGCGTTTGAAGATGCCTGTTAGACATTTACATGGGGATATAGAGTAGGCAGCTGGAGTTCAGGAGAAAGCTTAAGCAACAGAGAGAAATTTCAGTTTCTAGGTGGCATTTAGAGCCAAGAGCCTGGGTTGCTGATGAGGGAGTAAGTGtggacagagaggaggagagacgtGAAGCCTTGTCCTGGGTGATCTAGAGTTAAAAGGCCCCATGTGAAACTTGAACCACTGCCCCCCTGGTGACAGAATGTCCTGGAAGATGCCTCAGTCCCTTTCTCAAACAGTAGCCCCAGAGGCTTCTGCTTTCGGGGCAAGTACTAGGATGAGATGTTCCAGGAGTGAGATGTTGCTTTAATTCATATGTGCCCTTTCAGTGCGTTGGCAGTTTAGTAGTTTAGGGCTGGTGGCTCCTGGGAGCTTCCCTCCATTACGGGCCCTGAGGTAATATCTTGGGGTGAGGTAAGCATCATTTTTCCCCATTCACCttctttctcactgtctttcaAGGAGCCAGTACAGCAACACTTCTTCTCCAAACATGACAACCGCACTTCCTACGACAAAGTGAGtgctggagagaggaaggaaagtggGCAGGCCCCCAGCCTAGGTTGAAGTTGAGCTAGGGTGGAGGGGATAAGACATTGCAGGGAGGGGGGGCTCCTGGCACAGACAGGGGAGTGTCTGTCTTCCTGACAACCTCTCTCCTCTGGGAAACAGCCCATTCCCCAGTAGGGGTACTTCTGCTTTGGTTTCTTCCACCAACTTGCCCGACAATGTGCAAATGTCTTTGAGGCCACTGACTTTCTGGGGCTTTACCTTAGAATGGAAGGCATGGCTGGGGAGGCAGGCCAAAGAGGTCAGGTTACAGGCCAGGGAGGCCAGGCACAAGCCAGGTATCACCAAGCAGGATTGGGTTTAGGAGGGGCCCAAAGAAGTGCCTGGTGCCAGAATTGCGGGCCAAGGGCCCATATTGTTGAGGAGGGCCCCTACTGCCTGCTGCAGGGAATCGGAAGACGGAAAGACCTGGAGCGTCTGTGGCAGCAGCACACCTTCCTGCGCTGGGCACCCTGTGAGCTGGAGTTGCGCCAGCAGCGGCCCCTCAAATCCTCCTACCAGGCCGATTTCCAGTCAGGCCCAGGACTCAGTGACCTTCCCCAGCGCCTTGTCCACTTTGTGCAGGTCCGGCCTCCCCGTTCCAGCACCACCTATCAGCAGAACTTCTGCCAGCCATCCCGGGGTGGCCATTGTGGCAGCGACAACGTGGAGCCCCAGGCCCCAGTCACCGACACACTGCCTGACATCCCGGGGATCCCAAGACCCAAGGTGCTGCAGCATTACCTTCATGCTGGGGTCTCTGAGTGTCTAAACTGGTCCAGAGCATTAAACAAGGACAGCTGACCCAGCAGCTTCTCTGTGCTTGCAGCCCAGGAGGTCTCAGAGGCTGGAGAACAGTAAGGCACTGCTAAGCCCTGTGCCTGGTGCCTGTGTGCTGGGCAGGGGAGTTGCTGCCCTGGGAACCATGCCAGTGAGTGAAAAGGGGTTAGGCCTGCAGGAGGCTAAGTGTCCAGGAGCGTtagcaaggacacagcaggtgggTCCAGGATCCCAAATTCATTCTTGCAGCAAACCGAGCTGTGAGTTCCTTGCACTCAGTGTGGCTGCAAGGAAAGCAGACTCAATGGCTCCTACTAATGGGCAgcaaagatggaggaagaggaaagagctgGTAGCTTTGCTTTCTCTGGTGGGCTATTGCCTCTAGGGGTCTGGTGGGTGGCCATCCAGTCCTGCCTAAGAGACAGCTTCCCCACAGCTGGGACAGAGGAAGACTGTCCTGGCCACAGCCCCACTGGACTACCCCTCTCTATGGAGGTGAGCACAGGCTTTGAGGAGATGCTGTGTGGCATATACCTGGAGGTCATCCTGACCCTGTTGTATTTTGTTGTAGTTTTCTGAGCTCTTCTCTGGTATCCTGTGAGTTCCCTCTAACATCCAGGACAGTGGGGACCAGTGGTCATCCTATGTCACCAAAAGAGAAGCTGAGGCTTAGGTGGGGCTTAGATACCAGAACACTTGGAGGGCAGAGGTCAGATCCAAAAGGCTCCTCTGGATTGTCATCCTTGGGAGAGTTGAGGCCTCTGAAGGAGGGTCAGGCACTTCAGGGACAACACAAGAGTCCACACCAGGGGCCATAGACTAGATTTTAGCAGCACTTTTACTTCCACTTCTGAACTCCCTgggtcctcacaacagccctgtgaggtaggtagggCAGGAAGTTTTCAGagatccccatttacagatgaggacgctgaggcacagagaggtgaaatgacttgctcaaggtcacacagccagca is a genomic window of Equus asinus isolate D_3611 breed Donkey chromosome 21, EquAss-T2T_v2, whole genome shotgun sequence containing:
- the CIMIP7 gene encoding uncharacterized protein C3orf84 homolog; the protein is MQSALVGAWHNNGFYGHYRGQFKSESAREYRLAAKPQPPAVFLQRCQEPVQQHFFSKHDNRTSYDKGPYCLLQGIGRRKDLERLWQQHTFLRWAPCELELRQQRPLKSSYQADFQSGPGLSDLPQRLVHFVQVRPPRSSTTYQQNFCQPSRGGHCGSDNVEPQAPVTDTLPDIPGIPRPKVLQHYLHAGVSECLNWSRALNKDS